AATCTGCTGTATAACGCCTCTAAAAACCTCCTCCTCACTCCCTCACTCATATAACACATATCTTCTCTTCTCTCAAATTCGTCCTCTCGCACTTGTTTCTGGGTTATCTGGGTTATCACAACTCTATCAACAATCGGCTGCCGGAACTCTTCCATCAAATCGAAACTCAACGCCGGACGATTACGATATGCTACATGTAAAACACCCTCGTAGGGATTCAAGCCCGCTCGCATCAAGCTATATTCCACCCTCGACTTAAGTACTGTATATCCATAGCTCAGCATTGAATTCACAGGGTCATGTGGTGGATGTCTTTCTCTTTTCTCAAATCCAAACTCCTCCGGGATTATCTTCCTTAATGCACCAAAATACGTCTTCGTTGCACCTCCCTCAACGCCCATTAATGCCTCATTCTCCTTTATACTCCGTAGAGCTGCTCTACGTCCTTTTAGATATTCTGTCTCTTTATCGAAATTCACCTCTCTATTCTTCGCCAAACTC
This DNA window, taken from Methanophagales archaeon, encodes the following:
- the cas1 gene encoding CRISPR-associated endonuclease Cas1 encodes the protein TKEGEQVQVSPREVEQVMWRKQIVMGEDRRLEIAKEIMDCAIYNKLRILQSLAKNREVNFDKETEYLKGRRAALRSIKENEALMGVEGGATKTYFGALRKIIPEEFGFEKRERHPPHDPVNSMLSYGYTVLKSRVEYSLMRAGLNPYEGVLHVAYRNRPALSFDLMEEFRQPIVDRVVITQITQKQVREDEFERREDMCYMSEGVRRRFLEALYSRFEDKYTFHGERLEFLDIIFEQAKSLARAIRNDERLEGFRYR